One genomic segment of Desulforamulus reducens MI-1 includes these proteins:
- a CDS encoding potassium channel family protein: MIRALVKLGCLLVIPALIGLGSLYALLYKLLTLVNPGSFHGLAPDSHNLDFLYYSLNNITTTGYGDIYPLTKTAKFLSLTEIILGLTLVLGAVIFEYFRQRGLDKRL, translated from the coding sequence ATGATTAGAGCCCTTGTCAAGCTTGGCTGCTTACTTGTCATACCAGCCTTAATAGGGTTGGGAAGCCTATATGCTTTGCTTTACAAACTTCTCACTCTAGTGAATCCAGGATCCTTTCATGGTTTGGCCCCCGATAGCCATAACTTAGATTTCCTGTATTATAGTTTAAATAATATTACTACCACCGGCTATGGGGACATTTATCCCCTAACGAAAACGGCGAAATTTCTATCTTTAACTGAAATAATTCTGGGTCTAACATTAGTGTTAGGGGCAGTAATTTTTGAGTATTTCCGCCAAAGAGGATTGGATAAGAGGTTGTAG
- the bioB gene encoding biotin synthase BioB, which produces MFSEIQEKIHSGEGITFQEAAYLSKAENLDILQILSMAAQVTANFANKKIDLCSIVNAKSGSCSEDCKFCAQSVYYATGCQTYPLLNSVAILEAAKRVEEKGIHRFALVTSGKNLSNRDFDEVIKIYQVLREKTSLQLCASLGLLDTSRALQLKKAGVSTYHHNLECAESFFKRICTTHTYQQRVATIKSAQSAGLKICSGGIISLGETMLQRLELAYELKALGVDSVPINVLNPILGTPLAGQQIMSSQDIIKTICLFRLILPTISLRFGGGIKESLGELRVLGFPAGINAVIIGNFLTTTGYQIDRELSVIRSMGLNIS; this is translated from the coding sequence ATGTTTTCTGAAATCCAGGAGAAAATTCACAGCGGAGAGGGTATTACTTTCCAGGAAGCAGCATACCTCTCCAAAGCTGAAAACCTCGATATACTTCAAATACTTTCAATGGCAGCCCAGGTTACAGCCAATTTTGCCAATAAGAAAATAGATTTATGCTCAATTGTAAATGCTAAATCTGGGAGTTGCTCGGAGGATTGTAAATTCTGTGCCCAATCGGTTTATTACGCAACGGGCTGCCAGACTTACCCTTTGCTTAATTCTGTTGCGATATTGGAAGCCGCCAAAAGGGTTGAGGAAAAGGGTATTCACCGCTTTGCCCTCGTCACCAGTGGAAAAAATCTTAGCAATCGTGATTTTGATGAGGTCATTAAAATTTATCAAGTACTCCGAGAAAAGACCTCCTTGCAGTTGTGCGCTTCCTTAGGATTACTTGATACATCAAGGGCTTTACAACTCAAGAAGGCGGGTGTTTCTACCTACCACCATAACTTGGAGTGTGCAGAAAGTTTTTTTAAAAGAATTTGTACCACTCATACCTATCAGCAGCGTGTGGCTACAATAAAATCTGCCCAAAGTGCAGGATTAAAAATTTGTAGTGGCGGCATTATCTCCCTTGGCGAAACCATGTTACAACGCTTGGAACTGGCCTATGAGTTGAAAGCTTTGGGAGTAGATTCAGTACCAATTAATGTTCTTAATCCTATCTTGGGAACCCCTCTAGCTGGACAACAAATTATGTCTTCACAGGATATTATTAAGACAATTTGTCTCTTTAGATTGATTCTACCCACGATTTCTCTTCGATTTGGTGGAGGTATAAAAGAATCCCTAGGAGAATTAAGAGTACTAGGTTTTCCAGCGGGAATCAATGCTGTCATTATTGGAAACTTCTTAACCACTACTGGCTACCAAATTGATCGGGAATTAAGTGTTATCAGGAGTATGGGGCTCAATATTTCTTAA
- the trhA gene encoding PAQR family membrane homeostasis protein TrhA codes for MAKIRDPFSGLSHLTGAFLSVVGLILLVYNAVVYGKPLHIVSFSIFGASLILLYTASALYHLLPLSPKGILLLRRIDHMMIFVLIAGTYTPVCLIPLRGGWGYSLLVGVWALAIVGIIIKLLWMEAPRWFSTLIYVVMGWLIVIAFWPLIQTVTTGGIVWMVLGGAFYTVGAVFYGTKWPPNLVPGWFGFHEVFHLFVMAGSFSHFWLMMKYIMYI; via the coding sequence ATGGCTAAAATTAGAGACCCCTTTAGCGGCTTGAGCCATTTGACCGGTGCCTTTTTATCGGTAGTTGGTTTAATATTATTGGTCTATAATGCTGTTGTTTATGGTAAACCCTTACATATTGTCTCCTTTTCAATTTTCGGAGCCAGTCTTATATTGCTTTACACTGCCAGTGCCTTGTATCATTTATTGCCCCTTTCCCCCAAGGGAATACTCCTTTTACGTCGTATCGATCATATGATGATATTCGTACTAATCGCTGGTACCTATACTCCTGTTTGCCTCATTCCTCTACGCGGTGGGTGGGGATACTCTCTGCTGGTGGGAGTTTGGGCACTGGCCATCGTTGGGATTATTATAAAACTCCTTTGGATGGAAGCACCGCGCTGGTTTTCCACACTGATCTATGTTGTTATGGGCTGGTTAATTGTTATTGCATTTTGGCCTTTAATACAAACAGTTACTACCGGGGGTATTGTTTGGATGGTATTAGGAGGAGCTTTTTATACGGTGGGAGCAGTCTTTTATGGTACTAAATGGCCACCTAACCTAGTGCCTGGTTGGTTTGGTTTTCATGAGGTGTTTCACCTCTTTGTGATGGCTGGTAGTTTCAGTCACTTTTGGTTAATGATGAAATACATTATGTATATTTAA
- a CDS encoding YueI family protein yields the protein MSKDIHTEAIGSWSNQSELEKTISAGLNGPPELKREEKNRYLGQFKERVIKMLTKGQVSEPAIYPEILDALKDPRASKLIINGDIPEVFTLKYQKLARQQGKHYFLVHDPALQGKTGLIVVSKDAVEVTDISVPDRTERLEELGIPQDLILLAGKKVCQKCYNRIVQAAPEEAINYQVISWWEGLMGERCPASNAH from the coding sequence TTGAGTAAGGATATTCATACAGAGGCCATTGGTTCCTGGTCCAATCAAAGTGAACTAGAAAAAACCATTTCTGCAGGGCTTAATGGGCCACCGGAACTAAAGAGGGAAGAAAAAAATAGATATCTAGGACAGTTTAAGGAACGGGTTATTAAAATGTTAACCAAAGGACAGGTCTCTGAACCTGCCATCTATCCGGAAATCTTAGATGCCCTGAAGGACCCGAGGGCGTCGAAGCTGATCATCAATGGTGATATACCTGAAGTTTTTACGTTAAAATATCAAAAACTTGCTAGGCAGCAGGGGAAGCATTATTTCTTGGTGCATGACCCCGCATTACAAGGTAAAACAGGTCTTATCGTTGTAAGTAAGGATGCTGTGGAGGTCACAGATATAAGTGTACCGGACCGCACAGAGCGTTTAGAAGAGTTAGGGATACCACAGGACCTGATTCTTTTAGCGGGAAAAAAGGTTTGCCAGAAGTGTTATAACAGGATTGTGCAAGCAGCACCTGAGGAAGCAATTAATTATCAGGTTATATCTTGGTGGGAAGGATTAATGGGTGAGCGATGCCCCGCCAGCAATGCTCACTAA
- a CDS encoding NAD(P)/FAD-dependent oxidoreductase, with product MNQYDVIVIGAGPAGIFTCYELAYKAPHLKVLLVDKGKDIYKRVCPILQKKIVKCPPPTEKKEYAGCRPACSITNGFGGAGAYSDGKFNITTEFGGWMTDYLAPSEVLELIHYVDSINLRHGAKSAPTDPNTPAVKDIEKRGLGAGLKLLRAQVRHLGTEQNLEILKNIFEYLKDHIDMKYETEVVDLINVQEDDKASVKGIITKDNEEFYANKIVVVPGRDGSEWLSTVCKKMGLEMISNQVDVGVRVETLNAIMEEINEHLYEGKFIYRTSVGTTVRTFCSNPAGYVVIENHSGVMLANGHAYKDKNLGSNNTNFALLVSHKFSYPFNKPIEYAKSISRLANDLSNGSVLVQRYGDLKKGCRSTDKRIKVGFVEPTLKEAEPGDLSLVLPYNTMKSIMEMIEALDKVTPGIASEHTLLYGVEAKFYSARPILTPNFETQIAGLYAGGDGAGITRGLAQAAACGVSIARDIIQKLN from the coding sequence ATGAATCAATATGATGTAATTGTGATCGGAGCCGGTCCAGCAGGTATTTTTACTTGCTACGAATTAGCATATAAAGCTCCCCATTTGAAAGTGTTGTTAGTGGATAAAGGGAAGGACATTTACAAGAGGGTGTGTCCAATATTGCAAAAGAAAATTGTTAAATGTCCACCGCCCACTGAGAAGAAAGAATATGCAGGGTGTAGACCTGCCTGCTCTATTACCAATGGTTTTGGGGGTGCCGGGGCTTATTCCGACGGAAAGTTTAATATTACCACTGAGTTTGGTGGGTGGATGACTGACTATTTAGCACCTTCTGAGGTACTGGAATTAATTCATTACGTTGATAGTATCAACCTAAGGCATGGCGCTAAATCGGCCCCCACTGATCCCAATACCCCGGCTGTAAAGGATATTGAAAAGCGGGGCTTGGGTGCTGGTTTAAAGTTGCTGCGGGCTCAGGTACGCCACTTGGGAACCGAGCAGAACCTGGAAATCTTAAAAAATATTTTTGAATATCTGAAAGATCACATTGATATGAAGTATGAAACCGAAGTAGTGGATCTAATCAACGTACAGGAGGATGACAAGGCATCTGTAAAGGGGATTATTACAAAGGATAATGAAGAATTCTATGCCAATAAGATTGTGGTAGTTCCTGGGCGGGATGGTTCTGAGTGGTTGTCCACGGTATGTAAAAAGATGGGTCTGGAAATGATCAGTAACCAGGTAGACGTGGGTGTTCGAGTTGAAACCCTGAACGCCATCATGGAAGAAATTAATGAACACCTGTATGAAGGCAAATTCATTTACCGGACCTCCGTTGGTACCACGGTAAGAACTTTTTGTAGTAATCCTGCAGGTTATGTAGTTATTGAGAACCATAGTGGTGTTATGCTGGCCAATGGACATGCCTATAAGGATAAGAATCTGGGAAGTAACAACACAAACTTTGCCCTGTTGGTTTCCCATAAATTCTCATATCCTTTTAATAAACCCATTGAATATGCCAAATCTATCTCCAGATTGGCTAATGATTTATCCAACGGCAGTGTGCTGGTTCAGCGATATGGTGACCTCAAGAAGGGTTGCAGGTCTACGGATAAACGCATCAAAGTGGGATTTGTTGAGCCCACCTTAAAAGAAGCTGAGCCTGGAGATCTAAGTCTGGTTTTGCCTTACAATACCATGAAAAGCATCATGGAAATGATTGAGGCATTGGATAAAGTGACACCGGGTATTGCATCTGAGCACACACTGCTTTATGGGGTTGAAGCAAAGTTTTACTCCGCCCGCCCTATACTAACTCCGAACTTTGAAACCCAGATTGCAGGACTGTATGCCGGTGGTGATGGTGCAGGCATTACCCGTGGCTTGGCCCAGGCCGCTGCCTGTGGGGTGTCCATTGCCAGAGATATTATTCAGAAACTAAACTAG
- a CDS encoding heparan-alpha-glucosaminide N-acetyltransferase → MSKTVNRLWELDFLRGVAILLMVFFHLMYDLHEFYNLPIHYQEGFIFLTGKASATLFILLAGVSCSLSKSNLKRGRNLLFIAILLTIITMIAVPGSNIIFGILHFLAISILLYPIFHRWSPGILMVFGTIIIGLQYFTALLTPSTNLLFPLGFISKDFFSVDYYPLIPYLGLFLYGIALGKLLYPDKKSRFFYWSFAKPLILLGQHSLFIYLTHQPILLLLLYLFFK, encoded by the coding sequence ATGTCGAAAACTGTAAACCGCCTATGGGAACTGGATTTTTTACGTGGTGTAGCCATTCTTTTGATGGTCTTCTTTCATTTAATGTACGACTTACATGAATTTTATAATCTACCTATCCATTATCAAGAAGGTTTTATTTTTCTTACGGGGAAAGCCTCTGCCACCTTGTTTATTCTCCTGGCCGGTGTTAGTTGCTCGTTAAGTAAAAGTAACCTGAAAAGGGGCCGTAACCTCCTTTTCATTGCAATACTATTAACCATCATCACAATGATAGCAGTTCCAGGTTCTAATATTATTTTTGGCATCTTGCATTTTTTAGCCATCAGTATACTTTTGTATCCCATATTTCACCGTTGGAGTCCAGGTATCCTAATGGTTTTCGGAACGATTATCATTGGTTTACAGTATTTCACAGCACTACTGACCCCATCCACAAACCTTCTATTCCCTCTGGGTTTTATATCAAAGGATTTCTTTTCTGTGGATTATTATCCTTTAATTCCCTACCTGGGCCTATTTTTATATGGTATCGCTCTGGGTAAGCTATTGTATCCTGATAAAAAGAGTCGGTTTTTTTATTGGTCCTTTGCAAAACCCCTTATCCTATTGGGACAACATTCTCTTTTTATTTATCTTACTCATCAACCTATTCTTTTGCTGCTTCTCTATCTTTTCTTTAAGTAA
- a CDS encoding sulfite exporter TauE/SafE family protein: MHFPVSGVDVLPFIPPLVAFLVSSLTASAGVSGAFLLLPFQMSVLHYTSPSVSPTNLIYNIIAIPGGLYRYIKEGRMAWPLTWAVVVGTLPGVFFGAWVRIKYLPDPGSFKLFVGFVLMYLGYRLLSEVMGWNKKVKEQNKFMQKKFSEQIAKLKEENNHRMAAGLPPEAVVKTKKVSLKKIEYDFWGETYSFGTMSILGLALVVGLIGGIYGIGGGAIISPFCVAVLGLPVYTVAGAALAGTFITSIAGVVYYHILATTHLASNAVVTPDWLLGALFGVGGLLGTYVGARIQKFLPDRFIKGILCLLVLFLAFNYIIQYFWK; encoded by the coding sequence ATGCATTTTCCTGTATCAGGCGTTGATGTCCTTCCTTTTATTCCTCCGCTGGTTGCCTTTCTGGTTTCATCCCTAACCGCATCGGCCGGAGTTTCAGGTGCATTCCTACTACTGCCCTTTCAAATGAGCGTGCTACACTATACCAGCCCCTCCGTAAGTCCAACAAACTTAATTTATAACATAATTGCCATCCCGGGTGGTTTGTATAGGTATATAAAAGAAGGCCGTATGGCCTGGCCCCTGACATGGGCTGTTGTGGTAGGAACCCTGCCCGGGGTTTTTTTTGGTGCCTGGGTAAGGATTAAGTACTTACCGGACCCCGGATCATTTAAATTATTTGTTGGCTTTGTTTTGATGTACTTGGGTTACCGCCTACTGTCAGAAGTTATGGGGTGGAATAAGAAGGTAAAAGAACAGAACAAATTTATGCAAAAGAAATTTTCTGAACAGATAGCAAAATTAAAAGAAGAAAACAATCATCGTATGGCTGCAGGACTTCCACCGGAGGCAGTGGTAAAAACCAAGAAGGTATCTTTAAAGAAGATTGAATATGACTTTTGGGGAGAAACCTATTCCTTTGGTACAATGTCAATTTTAGGTTTAGCCTTGGTAGTGGGACTCATCGGTGGGATCTATGGCATCGGTGGCGGAGCAATTATTTCTCCTTTCTGTGTCGCTGTTTTAGGTTTGCCTGTTTATACCGTTGCCGGTGCAGCCCTAGCGGGAACTTTTATTACCTCCATTGCAGGGGTTGTTTATTATCATATTCTGGCCACCACACATCTTGCCAGCAACGCTGTGGTAACACCTGACTGGTTATTGGGTGCACTGTTCGGAGTTGGAGGTCTTTTGGGAACCTACGTTGGTGCACGTATTCAAAAGTTTCTGCCGGATAGATTCATCAAAGGTATTTTATGTCTTTTAGTTCTTTTCCTAGCTTTTAATTACATTATCCAGTATTTCTGGAAATAA
- the hcp gene encoding hydroxylamine reductase — protein sequence MFCYQCEQTPKGGCTKIGVCGKDENIASLQDTIIFALKGVAAYATHAKELGYTDAEVDAITQEALYSTLTNVNFNLEETINMALKVGTATVKVMDLLDKAHLDNLGVPTPVTVTSDKVEGKCILVTGHDLLALKELLQQSEGKGINIYTHSEMLPAHGYPELKKFSHLKGNVGKAWYDQRKLFEAFPGAILATTNCVMPIRKDATYGDRMFSFGVTGLEGVKKIEGMDFTPVIEKALSLPGAPAQDLTAEAKTMTTGFHHLNVLPLAPQIVEAVKAGKIKRFFVIAGCDSPTKGRDYFRELALAIPKDCVLLTTSCGKFRFNDIDFGTIEGTGIPRFLDLGQCNNSGSAVKIALALAEAFNCGVNDLPLSIVLSWFEQKAVAILLGLFSLGVKNMYIGPKAPEFLTPGVVEVLQKTFNLQLISGDANADLVKMLG from the coding sequence ATGTTTTGCTACCAGTGTGAACAAACTCCCAAAGGCGGCTGTACAAAAATCGGGGTCTGTGGCAAGGACGAAAATATTGCCAGCTTACAAGATACCATTATTTTTGCACTTAAGGGCGTAGCTGCATACGCTACCCATGCTAAGGAACTGGGTTACACCGATGCTGAAGTGGATGCAATTACCCAAGAAGCTCTCTACTCTACCCTAACCAACGTTAACTTTAATCTGGAAGAAACCATCAATATGGCTCTGAAAGTGGGTACTGCCACTGTTAAGGTCATGGACCTGCTGGACAAGGCTCACCTGGATAATCTGGGTGTTCCCACCCCTGTTACCGTCACTTCCGATAAAGTTGAAGGTAAGTGCATCCTGGTGACCGGTCACGATTTACTAGCTCTAAAAGAATTGTTACAACAATCCGAAGGTAAAGGTATTAACATCTACACCCACTCTGAAATGCTGCCTGCCCACGGCTACCCTGAATTAAAGAAGTTCAGTCATTTAAAAGGCAATGTGGGTAAAGCCTGGTACGATCAAAGGAAGCTCTTCGAAGCTTTCCCCGGTGCAATCCTGGCCACCACCAACTGTGTAATGCCCATTCGGAAAGATGCCACCTATGGTGACCGCATGTTTTCCTTCGGTGTTACCGGTTTAGAAGGCGTTAAGAAAATTGAAGGCATGGATTTTACCCCGGTAATTGAAAAGGCTCTTTCCTTACCCGGTGCTCCTGCCCAAGATCTGACCGCAGAAGCAAAAACCATGACCACTGGTTTCCACCATCTAAATGTACTGCCCCTGGCTCCCCAAATTGTGGAAGCTGTGAAGGCTGGTAAGATCAAGCGTTTCTTTGTAATTGCTGGTTGCGACTCTCCCACCAAGGGCAGAGATTACTTCAGAGAACTGGCTTTGGCTATTCCAAAGGATTGTGTCCTTCTGACCACTTCCTGCGGTAAGTTCAGATTCAATGATATCGACTTTGGCACCATTGAAGGCACTGGTATCCCCCGTTTCCTCGACCTGGGTCAGTGCAACAACTCCGGTTCTGCGGTAAAGATCGCTCTGGCTCTAGCCGAAGCTTTCAATTGCGGCGTCAATGATCTACCCTTAAGCATTGTATTGTCCTGGTTCGAGCAAAAGGCAGTAGCCATTCTGTTAGGCCTGTTTAGCCTTGGTGTTAAGAACATGTATATCGGACCTAAGGCACCTGAATTCTTGACACCTGGAGTTGTAGAAGTTCTGCAGAAGACCTTCAACCTGCAACTGATCTCCGGAGATGCCAACGCCGACCTGGTTAAAATGCTGGGTTAA
- a CDS encoding undecaprenyl-diphosphate phosphatase: MEEILKALILGTVQGFTEFLPVSSTGHLLLGRKLMGLSEAGLFLDTMLHLGTLLAVVVVFWKDIVYMIKRPFSRLSLLIIAGTIPTAIIGLSFEDFFEEISKTGITVGWEFLATGAILWVADNMKKKGSKDIDQISFKDALMVGTLQGAAILPAISRSGLTIAGALFQGINKQAAARFSFLLSLPAILGAVVLQGAKLAGGQAESIGIVPLLAGTLAAALSGYVAVKWMLAILQRGSLKVFSVYVWILGIGILIAQFTGHF; this comes from the coding sequence ATGGAAGAAATATTAAAAGCACTAATCTTAGGTACAGTTCAGGGATTTACTGAATTTTTGCCCGTTAGCAGTACCGGCCACTTGTTATTGGGAAGAAAACTCATGGGCCTATCAGAGGCCGGTTTATTTCTGGATACCATGTTGCACCTAGGTACTTTGTTAGCCGTTGTAGTTGTTTTCTGGAAAGATATTGTTTATATGATTAAAAGACCCTTTAGCAGATTAAGTCTGCTGATTATTGCCGGCACCATACCCACTGCTATTATCGGTCTTTCCTTTGAGGATTTTTTTGAAGAAATTTCCAAAACAGGAATTACTGTTGGCTGGGAGTTTTTAGCAACCGGTGCTATTCTTTGGGTTGCAGATAATATGAAGAAAAAAGGTAGCAAGGACATTGATCAAATCTCTTTTAAAGATGCCCTTATGGTGGGTACCTTACAGGGTGCTGCTATCCTGCCTGCCATCTCCCGTTCTGGTCTAACCATTGCAGGAGCCTTGTTCCAAGGGATTAATAAGCAAGCCGCCGCCCGTTTTTCCTTCTTGCTCTCCCTCCCGGCCATTCTGGGTGCAGTGGTTCTGCAGGGGGCTAAACTGGCCGGAGGGCAAGCAGAATCCATAGGGATTGTTCCACTTTTAGCTGGTACCCTTGCAGCAGCCCTTTCTGGTTACGTGGCGGTTAAGTGGATGTTGGCCATACTACAACGGGGCTCATTAAAGGTATTTTCCGTCTATGTTTGGATTTTGGGTATTGGTATCCTAATTGCGCAGTTTACCGGCCATTTCTAG
- a CDS encoding TerC family protein: protein MEFLTADFLSALLVIVLIDLVLAGDNAIVIGMAARNVPKEHQRQVILWGTAGAIMIRILATLAVVWLLEIPGLMLVGGLLLVWIAYKLLTEEKSHDQIRACDNRWEAIRTIIIADAVMGLDNVLAIAGTAHGSFLLVVSGLLISVPIVVWGSTLLLKWVDRFPVIIYLGAGVIALTAAKMMLHEPMISSFFTNAPLLKYTVMVVVTGGVLLYGKMKKKKHNPLTC, encoded by the coding sequence GTGGAATTTTTAACTGCAGACTTTTTATCCGCTTTACTGGTAATTGTACTGATTGACCTTGTTTTAGCCGGTGATAACGCCATCGTGATTGGCATGGCAGCAAGGAATGTACCAAAGGAACATCAAAGGCAAGTCATTCTCTGGGGAACCGCCGGGGCCATAATGATCCGTATACTGGCAACCCTGGCCGTTGTCTGGCTATTAGAAATTCCCGGTTTGATGCTGGTTGGTGGCCTATTGCTGGTGTGGATTGCCTATAAGCTTCTAACAGAAGAAAAATCTCACGATCAAATTAGGGCCTGCGACAATCGCTGGGAGGCTATCCGGACTATCATCATTGCAGATGCTGTGATGGGCCTGGATAATGTATTGGCCATTGCTGGGACAGCCCACGGAAGCTTTTTACTGGTGGTCTCTGGATTGCTGATCAGTGTTCCCATCGTGGTCTGGGGTAGCACTCTTTTATTAAAATGGGTTGACCGTTTTCCTGTAATCATTTATCTGGGAGCTGGGGTTATTGCACTGACAGCTGCCAAAATGATGCTGCATGAACCTATGATTTCCAGTTTCTTTACCAATGCCCCACTCCTTAAGTATACAGTGATGGTGGTGGTTACGGGTGGTGTCTTATTGTATGGAAAGATGAAAAAGAAGAAACACAACCCATTAACTTGTTAA
- a CDS encoding MFS transporter: MSQKSTNMRWILGFSLFLIGFVAYMDRVNLSVAGPLIMKDFGFDKVQFGLVQTLFFIGYSLMQVPGGLIAERFGARKAMALAIGWWSSFTILTAYASNFLTFGIVRALFGVGEGPLYPGASVLVSKWFNKKERGTANSFILAGSFVGPVLAPAITVYIMTAFGWRAVFWLFGAVGFLVALGWWLLARDNPANHPFVNKAELDKIIEGTSQASMESEKKEFAPLGKFINSVQFWAIGFQYFVADYIMYVYLAWLPIYLMEAQHFSLKEMGIMAAFPWLALAITTLSTGVISDRLVSRGVSVAKVRVYFGSLGLVISSIALYFAAVSVKPMITVLWLTLSLGILGFTFNASWASCNDLGQKFTGTVSGWMNLCGNLGGVLAPTLTAIVATHWGWQSALVFTAGIGLTGVIAWFLVKPDVPLVIADNASEKDQRFEKPLSSRV, translated from the coding sequence ATGTCACAAAAGTCCACGAACATGCGCTGGATCTTGGGTTTTTCCCTATTTTTAATTGGTTTTGTTGCATATATGGATCGTGTTAATTTATCCGTTGCTGGACCATTGATTATGAAGGATTTTGGTTTTGATAAGGTTCAGTTTGGTTTAGTACAGACATTATTCTTTATTGGTTATTCACTGATGCAAGTACCCGGTGGACTGATTGCCGAGCGTTTTGGTGCCCGGAAGGCAATGGCACTGGCCATCGGTTGGTGGTCAAGCTTTACTATTTTGACAGCCTATGCCTCAAACTTTCTTACCTTTGGTATTGTGCGAGCTCTCTTTGGTGTTGGAGAAGGTCCCCTTTACCCAGGGGCCAGCGTGCTGGTCTCCAAGTGGTTTAATAAGAAGGAACGGGGTACAGCTAACTCTTTTATTCTAGCTGGTTCCTTTGTAGGTCCAGTACTTGCTCCGGCCATTACCGTGTATATCATGACCGCTTTTGGCTGGAGAGCCGTTTTCTGGTTGTTTGGTGCCGTTGGCTTCCTTGTTGCCCTAGGTTGGTGGTTACTGGCTCGGGACAATCCAGCCAATCACCCCTTCGTAAATAAAGCAGAGTTAGATAAGATTATTGAAGGCACCTCCCAGGCAAGCATGGAATCCGAGAAGAAGGAATTTGCTCCTTTAGGAAAGTTTATCAATTCCGTGCAATTCTGGGCCATTGGTTTTCAGTATTTTGTGGCGGATTACATCATGTACGTTTATCTTGCTTGGTTACCCATTTATCTCATGGAGGCTCAACATTTCTCTCTAAAAGAGATGGGTATCATGGCTGCTTTCCCCTGGTTAGCCCTAGCCATAACCACTTTATCCACCGGGGTTATCAGCGACCGACTGGTTAGCCGTGGAGTATCTGTTGCCAAGGTTCGGGTTTATTTTGGTTCCCTCGGTTTAGTCATCTCCAGTATTGCTCTTTATTTTGCCGCCGTTTCAGTAAAGCCAATGATAACCGTTTTGTGGCTAACCCTTTCTTTAGGGATTTTGGGCTTTACCTTCAATGCCTCTTGGGCCAGTTGTAACGATCTGGGGCAGAAGTTCACCGGAACAGTATCTGGTTGGATGAATCTGTGTGGTAATTTAGGTGGGGTACTTGCTCCAACACTGACAGCTATTGTTGCTACCCACTGGGGTTGGCAATCAGCATTAGTTTTTACCGCTGGAATTGGCTTAACCGGAGTTATTGCTTGGTTCCTGGTTAAACCGGACGTTCCCCTAGTGATTGCTGATAATGCATCGGAAAAGGATCAGCGATTTGAAAAACCGCTTTCCTCAAGGGTTTAA